CAAATGGCGTGCTGTCCTTAAGATTGGTCCAAAGGAGCCTTCTCCTCTTGCTATTTTGGAAAATGCCAATGGTCTTGCTCGCTATGCCATCATCTGCCAAGAGAACGGGTTGGTTCCTATTGTTGAGCCCGAGATCTTGGTTGATGGTTCCCACGACATTGACAGATGTGCTGAGGTTTCTGAGCGTGTGCTTGCAGCTTGCTACAAGGCCCTCAATGACCACCATGTTCTCCTCGAGGGTACCCTCTTGAAACCTAACATGGTTACCCCTGGGTCAGAGTCCACAAAGGTCTCCCCCGATGTTATTGCAGAGTACACTGTCCGCACCCTGCAGAGGACCGTTCCTCCAGCTGTTCCCGGTATAATGTTCTTGTCCGGTGGTCAGAGTGAGGAAGAGGCTACTCTTAACCTAAACGCCATGAACAAGCTCCAGACCAAGAAGCCATGGACCCTGTCCTTCTCTTACGGACGTGCCCTTCAGTCGAGTACCCTCAAGGCATGGCAAGGCAAAGAAGAGAATGTTGCTAAGGCTCAAGGAGTCTTCCTTGCTAGGGCTAAGGCCAACTCTGAAGCTACTCTTGGTAAGTACCAAGGTGGAGCTGGAGGAGCTGATGCATCTGAGAGCCTTCATGTCAAGGACTACAAGTACTAAGCCAAGTTTTGTTCGTCTTCCCACCTTCACTTCCCGCCTTCGTGTATGCAGTAAATTTGCGAGTTTTTTTGTCCACTGTGAAGTGGGAAGTGCGCCCTAATCTTAGAAGCGGTGTGTGTTTTCTTTAGACctgttatttttcattttacttgTTTCTTAGATTTGATgactaaaaaaactaaataaaagcTTTATGAGTTAGATTTGCCCTTGTGAACAGAGGGTGTTATTGGTTTTGATATTCACGGAAAGTGtccattttaatataatataaagtcATTGCGAcgtttgttatttattttgctGCTGTTAAGCGATAGTTTCAGAGTTGGAAGTGTTCTTGGTGTTTTGGTTTCGTATGCTGTGGGTTATCCCCTGAATATGCTTTGTCATTCCAGTGAGCTTCAGTATTCAAAATGGGTTATCCTATTTTGTAAACCAAAATGCTGTTCAAATATGTGTAATTCAAAGTTTAGCCCCTAGAACTCTAGAAGCATTTGTATTTTCTTGCTTTCTTCTAGAATCTTGACTTCGTAGCACATCAAAACTGATCAGCTGAGTTCTACAGACCAGTTGAATGTGGATTCCTTCAAGAGTAAAATGATCTGGAAGCTTCAAGGTAAATGCCTATTTGGATGTTGATTGCTccctttgttagaggtaaattTACTTACGGTTATTAGATCCCAAAAGAGCtaaaattttatgtttataaatttttaaggaAAGATAATCTAAAATTATCTAACATATTATAATTCCAACTTTGATAGGTTTTGTCCAGAGTAAATTTGGTAATCAGATGACTTGTTATagtaaattttactttttaaaaatagataaattataataaaatgtcgaaaaaatgttaaaaaacattaaaaaaaattaatgatttttttattatttagactttttattaagtaaaattttaaaatttttctctaattttaaattaatcttcaatttatttttttggctaATTATCTACTATAGCAGCTCATTAGATTACTTAAGTACTCTAGGCAAATCTCCCTTAAAGttagaattattcatggttaatcaataggtgagattattgtaggaaaaacatgaaaaaattatattattctaggtaatgttttcaattcttaatatcaaGTTTGATGTTTTAAAggattataattttcttttcaaaattttatgttttaaattttcaactctattttttaattttttaaatttctctctaatGCAGTAATAAGAATTGAATTGATgttttaagattttaaaatgttaaaaacaaGGCTTTAATATTTAAGAGTTATGAGTGACTTGTGAGGTTCATTTCAGGGAAAGGATAAACATCTAAAATGgtgtgttttattattttgaatttattttagaacCTAAaacatgtaaataaataaataaaagtaatataaatcaatgagaaataaataaataagagtaATATGAATTGATGAGAAATGATACTTAATGTTCTTTACTTTTAGAAGACTTTGTGCAATTGGATATCTCGTTTATGTTTGGAACTACTCTTATCCACCTTAAAAGCCAACTATTTTAATATTTCTGTTCTTATTAGAGTTATACACTTGATCTTGGTTGAAGGATTGGCATGTTTCAAGTCAAGccaatatttttgttattcgCTCTGTAATTTGCATAAGTGATCCGGCCGCAGTTTGCAAACTTGAACCTTTATAGGAACCAACATAATATTTGAACCCTAAAATTAACATCTTAACTCTCaagtattaaaaattttaaataccatTTATTTGAATTAGACTTTTTATATAGATTTGTCTCACTATGAAAATGAGTCATTGTCATATTAgactttcacaaattcttgtgagagatggtttctttgagagatcatctttaattgggccgacccattatatattatttaaattattgtaaTTAGGCATTTAAAATggtataagtagacatttaaaatattgaaagtaggaattaagaatacggtacgtaggcattaatctttaatgagttgTGATTGAGATAAGTCTCTCAAAGGGACGgactctcaagagactagctgttagACTTACTTTCGTGTTTACTGGTGCTTAACCCAACAAAACCCTCTTAAGCTTCTGGGCTTATTGAGAATGGGCTGGGCTTATTGAACGTGTACAGCAGCCAGAACACTCGGTTCATAACCGAATATTTTTGGGAGATAGAAGATATATCATATATTACTCATAAGTCCAATATTATTTCGCAAATTCTTCTCTCTTTACTTTAGAAGTCttcttctttgttttttttttttttttttttttttttttttttttttttttggttttcttaATATTATCTTAGACGCAATCTATCCCAATTAAAGAATGTTACTTTTGATTCTCATTCGTTAGCTTTATTTTGTGGGTTGATTGATGATTGAGATTAGAATAATTAAGCTTTAGTGTAAATTAGATTTAATTCTTATTTGACGTGATCAATtaccaaaatgaaaataaagagtTTTGCCTTTTTAATTTCCTCTAAAAAAGATTATtctttacttttaaaattttcacaaaCGAACTCATCacaaattaatactccctcctatttattgATTTATGGACATTTTCTTATTGGTTCAATTCATTGATtatgtcccatttttatttttgttattcttttttacccttttacgctttatttttgtcatttttatttttattttatgtgagttttatgtttttaaagtgtttatttacatatatcaaataaaagattgtaaaattatctttaatttgatatatttattatattaccattttcgtgttcccgtgtccgccatttttaagttggcgtttttccATATCCGTGTCGTGTCCGTATCCGTGTCCGTTTTAATGCAACTTAGGGGCAGATTAGCCTGGTAGAGTGGTAGTAAAATATTGGTGAAGTTTTTTTCCCCTTTTTGTGATGGAAAAACAAGTAGTAAAGCAGAATAATTGATATGGCATTTCGGTATATATGTAGTAGCCTAGTACAGTAGTACCATTTgggttttgttttaaaaaactgGAATACTGGTTTTGCTttaaagaattgaaaaatatcaaattgaaaaatcatgGGTTTTGCTTTAAAGAATTGGGATACTGGTTTTGTTGAAGAATTGGGATACTTCTTTAAAGAATTATATCAAATAGAATAACATTTAACAAATGTCCCAGCTTGTTCGATTTGGGAGGTGAATTGTATTTTGTGTTTCGCTTAATTAGATAAATTCACTTATATTTTTACGTTTATTACTTGCTTTATGGTGTATTTCAATTCACTTatgattgtattttaatttctatACTCTCTTTATTTCTTACCtcataatttatcttttatgactaattaaattaaatatttctagaaaattagtatttgaattttataaaaagaattCTAAAAGAAATAAGGCAAATAttacccggtttaaaccgggtatcCGGATTTTGGAATACCCAATTTAAATCGGGTTGAAAACGGGTCACCGTTTTAGATATCCGAAAAATCGGGTATCCGGTTTTCTGAATCCGGGTCGACCCgatatccggttttgaacaccacTAGTTTGGTTAATTGTCTATAGTTACATTTTGACCTAATTAAAGTTTTCCTCAATATTACGtgctatattatatgtattaggGTTCGCTTAGATtggatgtaaatatttaaggggtaaataaaagttaaattacGAAAACGGAGTTAATTAGATAGCAgactaaataaatttaattgttagagaggtggaagaattggttagaaagtaataaaaatgataaaatagtaatgaaaaaaaaaagaaaaaaaaggaagaaatcaaaaattaaaaactaattccTTAAAAATCTCTAAAAACGCTAGAAAATttcctaaaaatcctcaaaaatttcctaataatagcatttagtattaattataaaaattcaaggggaggaagctaattttgtggctagaaattctacaaaTAAGGAAAtcgattaatagtgaaat
The sequence above is drawn from the Amaranthus tricolor cultivar Red isolate AtriRed21 chromosome 5, ASM2621246v1, whole genome shotgun sequence genome and encodes:
- the LOC130812857 gene encoding fructose-bisphosphate aldolase, cytoplasmic isozyme, with the protein product MTAYRGKYADELIANAAYIATPGKGILAADESTGTIGKRFASINVENVESNRRALRELLFTTPGALPYLSGVILFEETLYQKTASGKPFVDVMKEGGVLPGIKVDKGVVALAGTDGETTTQGLDDLGKRCAQYYAAGARFAKWRAVLKIGPKEPSPLAILENANGLARYAIICQENGLVPIVEPEILVDGSHDIDRCAEVSERVLAACYKALNDHHVLLEGTLLKPNMVTPGSESTKVSPDVIAEYTVRTLQRTVPPAVPGIMFLSGGQSEEEATLNLNAMNKLQTKKPWTLSFSYGRALQSSTLKAWQGKEENVAKAQGVFLARAKANSEATLGKYQGGAGGADASESLHVKDYKY